The proteins below are encoded in one region of Flavobacterium nackdongense:
- a CDS encoding sulfatase translates to MKINNPIITIVFLLFFVASYSQKKPVGTKSKKNPPNVIFIIADDLGYTDLGTYGSDFYETPNLDNLANTAVKFTSGYSNCPVCSPSRASFQTGKYPVNTGITDWIKGRKAENGTTSNDRWIVPDTEYDMKLSEITIAEALQNKGYKTAFLGKWHLGETEAFWPENQGYDINIGGWSAGGPHTVNGSKAYFSPYGNPRLKDGPAGEYLPERLTNEAIAILKSQTDKPLFMCLSYYLVHTKLEAKDEDIAIFKQKREKVGITEAQEFVNSAPWMATASGNGKSYKERIKQGNPTYSAMIKALDDNVGRLINHLKQSGTYDNTLIIFVSDNGGLATAEGSSTSNLPLAKGKGWMYEGGIRVPFIIKPPQCNKGKVIDTPVSGVDFFPTILDYATSSSPAAPIDGLNLKSILETSNGGQDRPLFWHYPHYSNQGGNPSSAVRLGDFKLIHDLELDDYALYNLKSDIGETKNLATTMPEKVNELKAMLNNWIVKTYDKKLEPNPKWNRSDLK, encoded by the coding sequence ATGAAAATAAATAATCCTATAATAACAATTGTGTTCCTACTATTTTTTGTGGCATCTTATTCCCAAAAGAAACCTGTCGGGACGAAATCTAAAAAGAATCCACCCAATGTTATTTTTATCATTGCGGACGATTTAGGATACACCGATCTTGGAACCTATGGAAGCGACTTCTACGAAACCCCAAATTTGGATAATTTGGCTAATACTGCAGTTAAATTTACTAGCGGTTATTCCAATTGCCCAGTATGTTCGCCATCAAGGGCAAGTTTTCAAACAGGAAAATATCCGGTAAATACAGGCATTACCGATTGGATAAAAGGAAGAAAAGCAGAAAACGGAACTACTTCCAATGATCGTTGGATAGTGCCCGATACAGAATATGATATGAAATTAAGCGAAATCACCATCGCTGAGGCATTGCAAAATAAAGGATATAAAACGGCTTTCCTTGGCAAATGGCATTTGGGCGAAACGGAAGCTTTTTGGCCAGAAAATCAAGGATACGATATCAATATTGGTGGCTGGAGTGCTGGCGGTCCTCATACTGTCAATGGCAGCAAAGCCTATTTTTCGCCTTATGGGAATCCACGACTCAAAGATGGACCTGCAGGAGAATATTTGCCAGAACGATTGACAAATGAAGCTATTGCAATTTTAAAATCGCAAACGGATAAACCACTATTTATGTGTTTGTCCTATTATTTAGTGCATACAAAATTAGAAGCCAAAGATGAGGATATAGCTATTTTTAAACAAAAGAGAGAAAAAGTAGGAATCACCGAAGCGCAAGAATTTGTCAACTCAGCCCCTTGGATGGCAACGGCGTCCGGGAATGGAAAAAGTTATAAAGAACGCATCAAACAAGGCAATCCAACCTACTCAGCGATGATCAAAGCTTTAGATGATAATGTGGGAAGATTAATTAATCATCTAAAACAATCGGGTACTTACGACAATACGCTTATTATTTTTGTGTCGGACAATGGAGGTTTAGCAACAGCTGAAGGTTCATCAACCTCCAACTTACCCTTAGCAAAAGGAAAAGGTTGGATGTATGAAGGGGGAATTAGAGTGCCTTTTATAATCAAACCACCGCAGTGTAATAAAGGAAAAGTAATTGACACTCCCGTTTCAGGTGTAGACTTTTTCCCGACCATTTTGGATTATGCCACAAGTTCATCCCCTGCTGCTCCGATTGATGGTCTAAACCTTAAATCGATACTAGAAACCTCAAATGGAGGTCAAGATCGTCCCTTGTTTTGGCATTATCCGCATTATTCCAATCAAGGCGGAAATCCGTCCAGTGCGGTTCGATTAGGAGATTTTAAATTGATTCACGATTTAGAATTAGATGACTATGCCCTTTACAATCTAAAAAGTGATATCGGCGAAACCAAAAATCTTGCTACAACAATGCCCGAAAAAGTAAATGAATTAAAAGCAATGTTGAACAATTGGATTGTAAAAACTTACGACAAAAAATTAGAACCCAATCCAAAATGGAACAGAAGTGATTTGAAATAA
- a CDS encoding PPC domain-containing protein translates to MRKCLKRMGLFLAILALIPVESSAQIITKKVSFPKGKSSTVIQGSITGDQTIDYTVGANAGQTLKVTFKQLSKSSFFNVLPPGSENVADFISQTEGNTCSLNLTKSGTYKIRVYQMRSTARRGEKATYSLSISIPAGSSSKSSSTASANTSYSGDAKVAGTKYNATGDLRAKNGTDSAMAKFGVIRFNGGAEIHATIPRGLKRVFVFSKGEWSCKTERCTIVSQKASDIWEIIVNDYEHYFIPDAVIYGG, encoded by the coding sequence ATGAGAAAATGTTTAAAAAGAATGGGATTGTTTTTAGCAATTTTGGCGTTGATTCCAGTAGAAAGTTCTGCTCAAATTATTACCAAAAAAGTTAGCTTCCCGAAAGGTAAATCTTCAACGGTAATACAAGGTTCCATTACAGGAGATCAAACCATTGATTACACTGTGGGTGCCAATGCGGGACAAACCTTAAAAGTAACTTTTAAACAACTTTCTAAAAGTAGTTTCTTTAATGTACTTCCCCCAGGTTCAGAAAATGTAGCTGATTTTATTAGTCAAACTGAAGGCAATACCTGCAGCCTCAATTTGACTAAAAGTGGTACTTATAAAATTAGAGTATATCAAATGAGAAGCACTGCTAGACGCGGTGAAAAAGCGACCTATAGTTTAAGTATCAGTATTCCTGCTGGTTCTAGTTCAAAATCTAGTTCCACTGCAAGTGCTAACACTAGCTATAGTGGAGATGCCAAAGTAGCTGGCACCAAATACAATGCCACTGGGGATCTAAGAGCTAAAAATGGAACCGATAGCGCTATGGCAAAATTTGGTGTTATTCGATTCAATGGTGGTGCTGAAATACACGCCACAATACCTAGAGGACTCAAACGTGTTTTTGTTTTTTCGAAAGGAGAATGGTCTTGTAAAACAGAGAGATGCACTATTGTATCTCAAAAAGCAAGTGATATATGGGAGATTATAGTGAACGATTATGAACATTATTTTATTCCCGATGCTGTGATTTACGGTGGATAA
- a CDS encoding RidA family protein yields the protein MKKIIFTEKAPAPIGPYNQAVLMGNTLYTSGQIAINPENGELVTNNIQAETQQVMQNMKAVLEAAGMTFENVVKSTIFITNMNDFGAINTVYGSYFDEVTAPARETVQVAALPKNVNVEISMIAYL from the coding sequence ATGAAAAAAATAATCTTTACCGAAAAAGCTCCAGCACCAATTGGGCCATACAACCAAGCGGTTCTTATGGGCAACACCCTTTATACTTCTGGGCAAATTGCCATCAATCCCGAAAATGGGGAACTTGTTACCAACAACATTCAAGCCGAAACCCAACAAGTGATGCAAAATATGAAAGCTGTTCTCGAAGCGGCTGGAATGACCTTTGAAAACGTAGTAAAATCGACGATATTCATCACGAATATGAATGATTTTGGAGCTATAAATACCGTTTATGGTTCGTATTTTGACGAGGTTACAGCTCCTGCACGTGAAACCGTTCAGGTGGCAGCATTGCCCAAAAATGTAAATGTCGAAATTTCGATGATTGCGTATTTGTAA